In candidate division KSB1 bacterium, the following are encoded in one genomic region:
- a CDS encoding Mrp/NBP35 family ATP-binding protein: protein MIDAETIKTELETIHYPNTDQGLVTYGAVKNVVVEDSIAKLVLEIDSKDQQLRKQISKTIREKIKGLDGIKQISMEIGTPTAKVKPQPKPSHVPSDKTAPKLLTDIKYKIAVASGKGGVGKSTVATNLALGLAQRGARVGLLDADIYGPNIPIMMGINKKPAARGNRILPIDRYGIKLMSIGFFLEDDSPVVWRGPMVGKAIEQFMKDVSWEDVDYFIVDMPPGTGDAQISLSSLIKLDGSIIVTTPQDVALADVIRGVRMFQKVDVDIIGVIENMSYFVCPHCQERTEIFDHGGGLKTSEKLNVPFLGSIPLDIEVRIAGDIGKPIVIGKPESPQSQAFLDISDKILQQMPLSEL, encoded by the coding sequence ATGATCGATGCAGAAACAATAAAAACAGAACTGGAAACGATCCACTATCCAAATACCGATCAAGGTTTGGTTACATATGGCGCTGTGAAAAATGTCGTTGTAGAGGATTCAATAGCTAAGCTTGTTTTGGAGATTGATAGTAAAGATCAGCAGTTAAGAAAACAAATTTCAAAGACAATTCGAGAGAAGATTAAAGGGCTCGATGGAATTAAACAAATTTCTATGGAAATTGGAACTCCCACAGCTAAAGTAAAACCTCAACCGAAACCTTCGCATGTTCCATCTGACAAGACAGCTCCAAAACTATTAACTGATATTAAGTATAAAATAGCGGTCGCCAGTGGAAAAGGAGGTGTTGGTAAATCAACGGTTGCTACCAATTTAGCCCTTGGGCTTGCACAAAGAGGCGCCCGGGTTGGATTGTTAGATGCTGATATTTATGGCCCAAACATACCAATAATGATGGGCATTAATAAAAAGCCGGCTGCACGAGGAAACCGGATATTGCCCATTGATCGTTATGGGATCAAACTTATGTCAATTGGATTTTTTTTGGAAGATGATTCACCCGTGGTGTGGCGTGGACCAATGGTGGGTAAAGCGATTGAACAATTTATGAAAGATGTTTCATGGGAGGATGTTGACTATTTTATAGTGGACATGCCGCCAGGAACAGGAGATGCCCAGATTAGTTTATCCAGTCTGATAAAGTTGGATGGTTCAATTATTGTTACGACTCCACAGGATGTAGCACTTGCTGATGTGATTAGAGGTGTCCGTATGTTTCAAAAAGTGGATGTGGATATTATCGGAGTTATTGAAAACATGAGCTATTTTGTTTGCCCTCATTGTCAAGAACGAACAGAGATATTTGACCATGGAGGTGGTTTAAAAACAAGTGAAAAGTTAAATGTTCCTTTTCTTGGTTCAATTCCGCTTGATATTGAAGTTAGAATTGCAGGAGATATTGGAAAGCCCATAGTCATTGGTAAACCGGAGTCACCACAATCTCAAGCATTTCTGGATATTTCTGACAAAATTTTACAACAAATGCCATTATCGGAATTATGA
- a CDS encoding leucyl aminopeptidase: MNYKISEAKFNKLQTDILILPVLQNEKITSFGLPKKMSDSIEMLTGGLSDFKGEKHEIYNVSTRGQVENLSRIILLGLGEKENYTCDILRDAFGKLVKTLKNYPIQHATIWTREKCVVNKDWARFTQTVVEGIELGAYSFDAYKKKSKDKESKLKLKNIDLISIPNNVKDQVLNGFKKGMSISKAVNFARDLGNHPGNVVTPTMLAETAESLAEEFDLKCTILSEKEMERLKMGALLGVSKGSNQPAKMIILEHQKGKKKQSPILFVGKGVTFDSGGISIKPGKSMDEMKFDMSGGGNVLGIMRAVADLKIPLNVIGIIPAVENLLGGSATKPGDILTSMSGTTIEVLNTDAEGRLILADALTYAERYKPSAVVDLATLTGAVVVALGPTAAGLMGNDQSLIEEIQEAGKISGEKVWPLPLYDDYKDQIKSDVSDIKNIGQSGAGSSVAAAFLAEFTQKYKWVHLDIAGVAWSTKDLPISPKGSTGFGIRLLVEWILKSKANK; encoded by the coding sequence ATGAATTACAAAATATCCGAAGCGAAATTTAATAAACTTCAAACTGATATTCTAATTTTACCCGTTTTACAAAATGAAAAAATCACTTCATTTGGTTTACCTAAAAAGATGAGTGATTCAATCGAAATGCTAACAGGTGGGTTGAGCGATTTCAAAGGGGAAAAACATGAAATTTATAATGTCTCAACTAGAGGCCAAGTAGAGAATCTCTCTCGTATTATTCTCCTTGGATTAGGAGAAAAGGAAAATTATACTTGTGATATCCTTCGAGATGCTTTCGGAAAACTTGTTAAAACATTAAAGAATTATCCAATTCAGCATGCAACAATATGGACAAGAGAAAAATGTGTAGTGAATAAGGATTGGGCTCGTTTTACTCAAACTGTGGTCGAGGGGATTGAGTTGGGAGCCTATAGTTTCGATGCATACAAAAAAAAATCGAAAGATAAGGAGTCAAAACTCAAATTAAAAAATATCGATTTGATTTCAATTCCGAATAATGTCAAAGATCAAGTTTTAAATGGCTTTAAAAAAGGGATGTCAATATCTAAAGCTGTAAATTTTGCCCGTGATTTAGGAAATCATCCTGGAAATGTGGTTACACCTACAATGCTGGCGGAAACAGCGGAATCTCTCGCTGAGGAATTTGATTTGAAATGTACCATTCTATCCGAAAAAGAGATGGAACGCCTCAAAATGGGTGCTTTATTAGGAGTGTCTAAAGGAAGTAACCAACCGGCAAAAATGATCATTTTGGAACACCAAAAGGGTAAAAAGAAACAATCTCCCATATTATTTGTCGGTAAAGGGGTCACGTTTGACAGCGGGGGAATTTCCATAAAACCAGGCAAAAGCATGGATGAAATGAAATTTGACATGTCTGGTGGAGGCAATGTTTTGGGGATCATGCGAGCAGTCGCTGATCTGAAAATCCCGTTAAATGTTATTGGAATTATACCTGCAGTTGAAAATCTGCTAGGTGGAAGCGCTACTAAACCGGGTGATATTCTTACTTCAATGTCCGGTACAACCATCGAAGTACTTAATACAGATGCCGAAGGAAGACTCATACTTGCGGATGCTCTTACCTATGCCGAGCGCTACAAACCCTCAGCAGTTGTAGATCTAGCCACCTTAACCGGCGCTGTGGTTGTTGCTTTGGGTCCTACCGCTGCAGGCCTTATGGGAAATGATCAATCTCTTATTGAAGAGATTCAGGAAGCTGGTAAAATTTCCGGTGAAAAAGTGTGGCCATTGCCGCTCTATGACGATTATAAAGATCAAATAAAAAGTGACGTATCAGACATAAAAAATATCGGCCAATCTGGTGCCGGTTCTTCGGTTGCCGCTGCTTTTTTGGCGGAATTTACACAAAAGTACAAATGGGTTCATTTAGATATTGCCGGCGTTGCCTGGTCCACAAAAGATTTGCCTATTTCTCCAAAGGGATCGACAGGGTTTGGCATAAGATTGCTGGTAGAGTGGATATTAAAAAGTAAAGCTAATAAATAA
- a CDS encoding NADH-quinone oxidoreductase subunit N, whose translation MEFTSPNIEMSSIYPQIVLTVFACILLLVPLFLNKIKRETLAIIAIAGIIIALWAVINLWDKNVSGFNGTVIADNFSLAFTIVFLVGALLSILLSLNKVENEYLNYGDFYGLLLLSTVGMIMMVSTSNLLVVFLGLEILSIALYILTGIRKMRMDSVEASLKYFLLGAFSTGFFLYGIALVYGATGTLDMVEIGAYIQTQGFNGILLVSGVILLMIGFSFKAAFVPFHMWTPDVYQGAPTPVTAFMSSGAKGAAIAPLIRIIIAGLPLSDSEWISILWVVAVLTMSVGNIVAISQNNIKRMLAYSSIAHAGYLLIGVIAGSDSGQSSVLFYLLVYTFMNLGAFGVISYMGYSNKQENLNVEDYRGLGYRHPFAALAMAIFMFSLAGIPPTGGFVGKFYIFSAAIQSGYVWLVIIGVLNSVISVYYYLRVVINLYMRDAEREIKVPKASLGLSFAILLAMLAVLQMGIMPSGLFEFFQESILVLP comes from the coding sequence ATGGAATTCACATCACCAAATATTGAAATGAGTTCTATTTATCCGCAAATTGTGCTAACGGTTTTTGCCTGTATCCTCTTGTTAGTTCCCCTGTTTTTGAACAAAATCAAAAGAGAAACCCTGGCAATAATTGCAATAGCCGGAATCATCATAGCTCTTTGGGCAGTTATCAATTTATGGGATAAAAATGTTTCCGGTTTTAACGGAACAGTTATAGCAGATAATTTTTCACTTGCATTTACCATTGTATTTCTCGTTGGGGCCTTGCTTTCTATTCTTCTATCCCTGAATAAAGTAGAAAATGAATACTTGAATTACGGAGATTTTTACGGATTATTACTGCTGTCAACCGTCGGAATGATTATGATGGTTTCCACATCTAATTTGCTGGTTGTATTTTTGGGTTTGGAAATATTGTCTATCGCTCTTTATATTCTCACAGGAATCCGCAAAATGCGAATGGATTCTGTCGAAGCTTCCCTTAAATATTTTTTATTGGGTGCATTTTCTACAGGTTTCTTTTTGTATGGGATCGCGCTGGTTTATGGTGCTACCGGCACTTTGGATATGGTTGAGATCGGAGCATATATTCAGACTCAAGGCTTTAACGGTATTCTTTTGGTTTCCGGTGTAATTCTGTTAATGATCGGATTTTCCTTTAAAGCTGCGTTTGTACCTTTTCACATGTGGACTCCGGATGTTTACCAAGGTGCGCCCACACCGGTTACTGCATTTATGTCATCAGGGGCCAAAGGAGCTGCGATCGCACCCTTGATACGGATTATCATTGCCGGGTTGCCACTATCGGATTCGGAGTGGATTAGTATTTTATGGGTCGTGGCAGTTCTAACGATGTCGGTCGGTAATATCGTTGCCATTTCTCAAAATAATATCAAAAGAATGTTAGCATATTCCAGTATCGCTCATGCAGGATATTTGCTTATCGGTGTAATTGCAGGAAGCGATTCGGGTCAATCAAGCGTACTTTTTTATCTCCTTGTTTATACATTCATGAACTTAGGCGCTTTTGGTGTGATTTCCTACATGGGTTATTCCAATAAACAAGAGAATCTAAATGTTGAAGATTACAGAGGCTTAGGATACCGACATCCTTTTGCCGCGTTAGCAATGGCCATATTTATGTTTAGTTTGGCAGGTATTCCGCCAACGGGTGGTTTCGTCGGTAAATTTTATATCTTTAGCGCTGCCATTCAATCAGGCTATGTTTGGCTGGTTATAATCGGAGTTTTGAATTCCGTGATCTCTGTCTATTATTATTTGCGAGTGGTTATTAATTTATATATGCGAGATGCTGAACGTGAAATTAAGGTACCTAAAGCGAGTTTAGGCCTTTCGTTTGCAATACTTTTGGCAATGCTGGCTGTGCTGCAAATGGGGATAATGCCTTCAGGATTATTTGAATTTTTTCAAGAATCAATTTTGGTATTACCATAA
- a CDS encoding NADH-quinone oxidoreductase subunit M → MEFLNNHLLSIVTFLPLLGGFVLLFIDREKVDFIRNFTLGLTSLVFLISLPLFINFDASNPNFQFEEKTVWIESLGISYHLGIDGISILLVLLTTFLTPLVILSSWTSIQKRVKEYMIMFLMLETGMLGAFCALDLFLFYIFWEGMLIPMYFIIGVWGGSRRIYATIKFFIFTMFGGVLMLVAILVLYFLHTKQFGFYSFDYMDLKEVIISSKSQVWFFLAFATAFAIKVPMFPFHTWLPDAHVEAPTGGSVILAGVLLKMGTYGFLRFCLPFFPNASESFIGLFSILAVIGIIYGALVAMVQPDIKKLVAYSSVSHLGFVMLGVFAMNTEAMQGSIIQMVNHGLSTGALFLLVGMIYERRHTRLISDFGGLAKQMPIFVTFFMIFTMSSIGLPGLNGFVGEFLILLGTFKVNKVLAIIATSGVILAAVYMLWMFQRVNFGKLDNPENKKLKDLNWREITILVPITILCFWIGIYSSPFLKKTEATVNKVLTEARVRKEKITSLEINATKELIELTSSDPGEK, encoded by the coding sequence ATGGAATTCTTGAACAATCATTTGCTTTCAATAGTAACTTTTCTGCCCCTGTTAGGAGGTTTTGTTTTATTGTTTATTGATCGGGAAAAGGTCGATTTCATACGAAATTTTACTCTTGGACTTACCTCACTTGTATTTTTAATATCTCTTCCATTGTTTATTAATTTTGATGCATCCAACCCTAATTTTCAATTTGAGGAAAAGACAGTTTGGATTGAATCTCTTGGTATTTCCTATCATTTGGGAATTGATGGAATCAGTATTCTCTTGGTACTGTTAACAACCTTCTTAACTCCGCTTGTAATTCTATCTTCCTGGACATCTATTCAAAAACGAGTTAAAGAATACATGATCATGTTCCTCATGTTGGAAACAGGGATGTTGGGCGCTTTTTGTGCTCTTGACCTTTTCCTGTTTTATATTTTCTGGGAAGGAATGTTAATCCCGATGTATTTCATCATCGGTGTTTGGGGTGGTAGCAGGCGAATTTATGCAACCATAAAATTCTTTATCTTTACTATGTTCGGTGGAGTTCTCATGCTGGTTGCCATTCTAGTTCTTTATTTTCTACACACCAAACAGTTCGGATTCTATAGTTTTGACTATATGGACTTAAAAGAAGTTATTATTTCAAGCAAAAGTCAGGTATGGTTCTTCCTGGCTTTTGCAACGGCATTTGCGATTAAAGTTCCGATGTTTCCTTTTCATACATGGTTGCCTGATGCACATGTTGAGGCTCCAACAGGAGGAAGTGTAATCCTTGCGGGAGTACTACTTAAAATGGGAACCTATGGATTTTTACGTTTTTGCCTGCCTTTTTTCCCCAATGCCAGTGAATCATTCATTGGATTGTTTTCAATTTTAGCCGTTATCGGTATTATATATGGCGCTCTTGTCGCAATGGTACAGCCGGATATCAAAAAGCTGGTTGCGTATTCGTCTGTCAGCCACCTTGGATTTGTGATGCTTGGCGTCTTTGCTATGAATACCGAAGCAATGCAAGGAAGCATAATTCAAATGGTCAATCATGGTTTGTCTACCGGCGCCCTATTTTTGCTGGTAGGAATGATTTACGAACGCCGTCATACAAGGTTAATTTCCGATTTTGGCGGACTGGCTAAACAGATGCCAATATTTGTCACTTTTTTTATGATTTTTACCATGTCTTCGATTGGTTTACCCGGACTAAATGGCTTTGTTGGAGAATTTCTAATATTGCTTGGAACATTTAAAGTCAATAAGGTTCTCGCAATTATTGCCACAAGTGGGGTAATATTAGCTGCGGTTTATATGCTTTGGATGTTTCAAAGAGTTAATTTTGGCAAGCTGGATAACCCTGAAAATAAAAAGCTCAAAGACCTAAACTGGCGTGAAATAACTATTTTAGTGCCGATTACTATACTTTGTTTTTGGATCGGCATTTACTCTTCGCCATTCCTCAAAAAAACGGAGGCCACAGTTAATAAGGTTCTTACTGAAGCCCGGGTAAGAAAAGAAAAAATCACCAGTCTTGAAATAAATGCTACCAAAGAATTGATAGAATTAACCTCTTCTGATCCCGGAGAAAAATAG
- the ffh gene encoding signal recognition particle protein: MFEEISNKLNNVFRKIKGQGKLSETNIKDALRDIRRVLLEADVNFKVAKKFIEKVQEKAIGQEVVKSVTPGQQIVKIVNDELTHLMGQTFEDLHFSNIPPTIFMVVGLQGSGKTTFVGKLAKYYSSHGHFPLMVAADIYRPAAVQQLQTLGNQINVPVYSEAGRTPIELCKQSVPFARKNNKDVIIIDTAGRLHIDQKMMDELVKIKETVTPNEILFVADSMTGQDAVNSALEFQNQLDYNGVVLTKMDGDARGGAALSIKAVTGKPIKFISSGEKLDALERFHPDRMASRILGMGDILTLVERAQDVVDHEKAKKFEKKLKHFDFTLEDFLDQMQQVKKMGPLQQVMEMIPGLNMSKMVDQIDDSALIQTEAIIQSMTRQERYKPQIINGSRRKRIARGSGTSVQEVNRLLNQFTQMQKMFKRMSKLGKRGLPKGAFPLNLS; encoded by the coding sequence ATGTTTGAAGAGATTTCAAATAAACTTAACAATGTTTTCCGCAAAATAAAAGGCCAAGGGAAGCTTTCGGAAACGAACATCAAAGATGCTCTTCGTGATATTAGAAGAGTGTTGTTGGAAGCTGATGTAAACTTTAAAGTCGCCAAAAAATTCATTGAAAAGGTTCAGGAAAAAGCCATTGGTCAGGAAGTTGTAAAAAGTGTAACACCAGGACAGCAGATTGTTAAAATAGTCAATGATGAATTGACTCATTTAATGGGACAAACATTTGAAGATTTGCATTTTTCGAATATACCACCAACGATTTTTATGGTGGTGGGGTTGCAAGGGTCTGGAAAAACTACCTTCGTTGGAAAATTAGCTAAATATTATTCTTCACACGGCCATTTCCCACTCATGGTTGCAGCAGATATTTACCGTCCGGCAGCAGTACAACAGTTACAAACATTAGGCAATCAAATTAATGTGCCTGTATATTCTGAAGCGGGTAGAACCCCAATTGAATTATGTAAGCAGTCGGTTCCTTTCGCTCGTAAAAACAACAAGGATGTTATCATTATAGATACTGCGGGACGACTTCATATCGATCAAAAGATGATGGATGAATTGGTAAAAATTAAAGAGACGGTTACTCCAAACGAAATTTTATTTGTTGCAGATAGCATGACAGGCCAGGATGCAGTGAATTCGGCATTGGAATTCCAAAACCAACTTGATTATAATGGGGTTGTTCTTACTAAAATGGATGGTGATGCCCGGGGTGGAGCGGCTCTTTCGATAAAGGCAGTAACAGGTAAACCTATAAAATTTATCAGTTCCGGCGAAAAATTGGATGCTTTAGAAAGATTTCATCCTGATAGAATGGCGTCGCGTATTCTTGGCATGGGTGATATATTAACCTTAGTAGAAAGAGCTCAAGATGTAGTTGATCATGAAAAAGCTAAAAAATTTGAGAAGAAGTTAAAACATTTTGATTTTACGCTTGAAGATTTTCTTGATCAGATGCAGCAAGTAAAGAAAATGGGACCTTTGCAACAAGTTATGGAAATGATCCCGGGTTTAAATATGTCAAAAATGGTTGATCAAATTGATGATTCTGCTTTAATCCAGACTGAAGCTATTATTCAATCAATGACGAGACAGGAAAGGTATAAGCCACAAATTATAAATGGAAGTAGAAGAAAAAGAATTGCGAGAGGAAGCGGAACCAGCGTGCAAGAGGTAAATAGATTACTTAATCAATTTACACAAATGCAGAAAATGTTTAAACGCATGAGTAAACTAGGGAAAAGAGGATTGCCCAAGGGAGCATTTCCTCTGAACTTATCATAA
- the rimM gene encoding 16S rRNA processing protein RimM: MSDNADLVRVGIIIKPHGIRGELKVKPLTDSPNRFHSLSEIFMIPVDGDNSFSAKIESVRLHQNKVLIKLDCINSVNEAETVIGYEICINREECIELPSDTYFAFDLIGLKVLSPVGEYVGTIADVLSSPGQDLLVVKKKNNKKVMIPFVAEIVTDISIDQKRIKIQDLPGLLDLETGQ; this comes from the coding sequence ATGTCAGACAATGCTGACCTGGTACGAGTCGGCATAATTATCAAACCCCATGGAATCCGTGGAGAGTTAAAAGTTAAGCCGTTAACGGATAGCCCTAATCGGTTTCATAGTCTGTCTGAAATATTCATGATTCCGGTTGACGGGGATAATAGCTTTTCTGCCAAAATTGAAAGTGTAAGATTACATCAAAACAAAGTTCTTATAAAATTAGATTGTATTAACTCTGTTAATGAAGCTGAAACAGTAATTGGTTACGAAATATGTATAAATCGGGAAGAATGTATTGAATTACCTTCCGATACTTATTTTGCTTTCGATCTAATCGGCTTGAAAGTTTTATCCCCGGTAGGAGAGTATGTTGGTACGATTGCTGATGTGTTGTCATCTCCAGGACAGGATTTATTGGTTGTTAAGAAAAAGAATAATAAAAAAGTAATGATTCCATTTGTAGCAGAAATAGTTACAGATATTTCAATAGATCAAAAGCGAATCAAAATACAAGATTTGCCAGGACTACTTGATTTGGAAACGGGACAATAA
- the rplS gene encoding 50S ribosomal protein L19 translates to MGKLEGVGMDLLRDDLPEFAPGDTIAVHVKVREGDKERIQIYQGVVIKIRGAGINKTFTVRKISNGVGVERIFPLHSPNIAKIDMIRRGKVRRAKLYYLRNLTGKAARIEEKTT, encoded by the coding sequence ATGGGAAAGCTTGAAGGTGTTGGGATGGATTTACTTAGAGATGACTTGCCTGAGTTTGCACCCGGTGATACAATAGCCGTACACGTAAAAGTAAGAGAGGGTGACAAGGAACGAATCCAAATTTACCAGGGTGTTGTCATTAAAATACGAGGTGCAGGTATCAACAAAACTTTTACAGTACGTAAGATATCAAATGGTGTAGGTGTTGAAAGGATATTTCCGCTTCATTCCCCCAATATTGCGAAAATTGATATGATCCGTCGCGGAAAAGTACGAAGAGCTAAGCTTTATTATTTAAGAAATTTAACAGGAAAAGCTGCACGGATTGAAGAAAAAACGACTTAA
- the trmD gene encoding tRNA (guanosine(37)-N1)-methyltransferase TrmD yields MRIDLVTAFPYLAESPIEESIIKRARHKKLVDINIHDLREFTSDKHHKVDDYPYGGGPGMVIKPEPFFRCVDHIFKSLDSECNSKIIYLSPQGRVFNQQIANELAKESHLVFLCGHYKGIDERIIEALVTDEISLGDYVLTGGELPALVIMDAIIRLIPGAISDIESATTDSFQQEYLDCPYYTRPEEYRGMKVPEVLLSGHHENIQKWRKEQSLDRTMARRKDLIKEKC; encoded by the coding sequence ATGAGAATAGATCTTGTCACAGCTTTTCCTTATTTAGCCGAAAGCCCCATTGAAGAAAGTATTATTAAACGAGCCCGGCATAAGAAATTGGTTGATATCAATATTCATGATCTGAGGGAATTCACCTCTGATAAACACCATAAGGTTGATGACTATCCTTATGGGGGTGGGCCGGGTATGGTTATAAAGCCTGAGCCTTTTTTTAGATGTGTCGATCATATCTTTAAATCCTTAGATTCTGAATGTAATAGTAAAATAATTTATTTGAGCCCTCAGGGAAGAGTCTTCAACCAACAGATAGCGAACGAATTGGCTAAGGAATCGCACCTTGTATTTTTGTGTGGGCATTATAAAGGAATTGATGAAAGAATAATTGAAGCATTGGTGACTGATGAAATATCTTTGGGCGATTATGTGTTAACTGGTGGCGAATTACCGGCGCTTGTGATAATGGATGCCATAATTAGGCTGATCCCAGGTGCAATTAGTGATATTGAATCAGCTACCACGGATTCTTTTCAACAAGAGTATCTTGATTGCCCGTATTATACCAGGCCTGAAGAGTATCGTGGAATGAAGGTGCCGGAGGTGCTGCTATCTGGCCACCATGAAAATATTCAGAAATGGCGGAAAGAACAATCACTGGACCGTACAATGGCAAGACGAAAAGATTTAATAAAGGAAAAATGTTAA
- the rpsP gene encoding 30S ribosomal protein S16: MAVKLRLMRMGRKKRPFYRVIAIDSRSPRDGKYLEKLGTYNPLTEPLEVSINEERALYWLGVGAIPSDTVKSLLRREGILYKWDLIRKKLSEEELDEKMKLWDVIKLERQKKLQAKLEEKKSQATKKSEEQKAKIEEQEKKEEKKAEAKETVAAVDAQVDAEVAEKTVEEKVVPEDVNDEVEAVVEEKPAVEDVKAQTPEPKSENESESPEEVR, translated from the coding sequence TTGGCAGTTAAGTTGAGATTAATGAGAATGGGAAGGAAAAAGAGACCTTTTTATAGAGTTATAGCTATAGACTCCAGATCTCCACGGGATGGCAAATATCTCGAAAAACTAGGAACATATAATCCCTTGACTGAGCCTTTGGAAGTTTCGATCAATGAGGAAAGGGCACTTTATTGGTTGGGCGTGGGTGCAATTCCATCTGATACGGTTAAATCTTTGCTGCGGAGGGAAGGGATTCTTTATAAATGGGATTTGATCAGGAAAAAACTTTCTGAAGAAGAGTTGGATGAAAAAATGAAGCTTTGGGATGTGATCAAATTAGAAAGACAGAAAAAACTCCAGGCTAAACTGGAAGAGAAAAAATCACAAGCAACGAAAAAATCTGAAGAACAAAAAGCTAAAATCGAGGAACAAGAAAAAAAGGAAGAGAAAAAAGCAGAAGCAAAAGAAACTGTAGCTGCTGTAGATGCCCAAGTCGATGCTGAGGTTGCAGAAAAGACTGTTGAAGAGAAGGTAGTACCTGAAGACGTGAATGATGAGGTTGAAGCGGTAGTAGAAGAAAAACCCGCTGTCGAGGATGTTAAAGCGCAGACACCGGAACCAAAATCGGAAAATGAATCAGAATCTCCAGAGGAAGTTCGATAA
- a CDS encoding RNA polymerase sigma factor RpoD/SigA, producing MAQKRNENLMTYKASLANYLQDIQKTPLITQEKEIKLAEEISEGSEQALNQLVEANLRFVVSVSKEYQNRGLPLEDLINEGNIGLIKAAHKFDRTKGFRFISYAVWWIRQAIMEAIVNQSKMVRLPFNKVWEVFKVEKTYNKLRKKLARDPSMEEVTKELGISITDLSGIMKNFGKDLSLDEMISDDYDSTLLDFIPDDKSPQPDNSLMDESLKIEVSKVLDSLPIREGEILKLYYGISEERTLTLSEIGDRLSLSRERVRQIKELALQKLRRTSKGKMLRQFLG from the coding sequence ATGGCACAAAAAAGAAATGAAAACTTGATGACCTATAAGGCTTCACTTGCTAACTATCTGCAGGATATTCAAAAGACGCCTCTCATAACGCAAGAGAAGGAAATAAAATTAGCTGAAGAGATATCAGAAGGTAGTGAACAGGCATTAAATCAACTTGTTGAGGCCAACTTAAGATTTGTAGTCTCTGTTTCAAAAGAGTATCAGAATAGAGGTCTTCCTCTTGAAGATTTAATAAACGAAGGGAATATTGGCTTGATCAAAGCAGCTCACAAGTTTGATCGAACCAAGGGGTTTCGATTTATTTCCTATGCTGTTTGGTGGATTCGTCAAGCAATTATGGAAGCAATTGTAAATCAGTCTAAAATGGTTAGATTACCCTTCAACAAAGTATGGGAAGTTTTTAAGGTTGAAAAAACTTATAATAAACTTCGCAAGAAATTAGCACGAGATCCGAGCATGGAAGAGGTAACCAAAGAACTTGGAATCTCTATCACTGACCTATCCGGTATAATGAAAAATTTTGGTAAAGATCTCTCATTAGATGAAATGATCAGTGATGACTATGATTCCACTCTTTTGGATTTTATTCCTGACGATAAATCTCCGCAGCCGGATAATTCTTTGATGGATGAATCATTAAAGATTGAAGTTTCGAAAGTATTAGATTCTTTGCCGATTCGTGAAGGTGAAATTCTAAAGTTGTATTACGGAATATCAGAAGAAAGAACACTAACTCTAAGTGAAATTGGAGATCGATTGAGCCTGAGTCGCGAACGAGTCCGGCAGATCAAGGAATTGGCTTTGCAAAAGCTTCGTAGAACCAGCAAAGGTAAAATGCTCCGCCAATTTCTTGGCTAG
- a CDS encoding KH domain-containing protein, producing the protein MKEFVEFIAKHLVDKPDEVRVSEIDGERTVVYELRVGDGDLGKVIGKRGQTAKSIRTLLAAASAKTGRRAVLEILE; encoded by the coding sequence ATGAAGGAATTTGTCGAGTTCATTGCAAAGCATCTGGTCGATAAGCCGGATGAGGTGCGTGTTAGTGAGATTGATGGCGAGCGCACAGTCGTATATGAGCTTCGTGTTGGAGATGGTGATCTTGGCAAAGTAATTGGAAAAAGAGGCCAAACAGCCAAATCCATTCGTACATTGCTAGCTGCGGCGTCTGCAAAAACTGGCAGGCGAGCTGTTTTAGAAATTTTAGAATAG